A genomic segment from Deinococcus yavapaiensis KR-236 encodes:
- a CDS encoding tautomerase family protein, with protein sequence MTQMKIYGHRAHLGPRRAAVSDTLHRAAVQAFTLPEDKRFHRFFLLDEEDFVTPADRDGTYTIIEVLLFTGRSLAAKHAFLTLVFDLFARDLNIEPRNVEVVLLEAPREHWGIRGVTGDQLTLPYQVDV encoded by the coding sequence ATGACCCAAATGAAGATTTACGGCCACCGAGCCCACCTCGGGCCGCGCCGCGCCGCCGTTTCGGATACTCTGCACCGCGCGGCCGTGCAAGCTTTCACCCTTCCCGAGGACAAACGCTTCCACCGCTTCTTCCTCCTGGACGAGGAGGACTTCGTGACGCCCGCCGACCGTGACGGCACGTACACCATCATCGAGGTGCTGTTGTTCACGGGACGGAGCCTCGCTGCCAAGCACGCCTTCCTCACGCTCGTGTTCGACCTCTTCGCGCGTGACTTGAACATCGAGCCTCGCAACGTCGAGGTGGTGCTGCTCGAAGCGCCTCGCGAGCACTGGGGAATTCGTGGCGTCACGGGCGATCAGCTCACGCTGCCTTACCAAGTCGACGTCTGA
- a CDS encoding ArgE/DapE family deacylase has translation MLETSSDLLAALVRIDSTNPALVPGAPGERRIARFVAEWLAAHDIEAELDESTEGRPSVIATVKGTGGGRSLILCAHLDTVGTEGMPDPFDPTTRDGRMYGRGTYDMKGGLAACLLALLDAKNAKLRGDVILTAVADEEHASLGMQSVLQRVTADAAIVTEPTELDVCIAHKGFTWHEITTFGRAAHGSRPDLGVDAITHMGRVLAGLESLGRALTTREPHPLLGHASLHASLIHGGQELSSYPERCTLLIERRTLPGETPEDVTRDIDALLSDLRSDAAFHAEHRLTLARDPFGVSPDEAIVHALREAATNVLDAAPKLIGQTFWMDAAFLAAAGIPTVVFGPRGAGAHATEEWVDLASVDRCRDILTATLRDFCA, from the coding sequence GTGCTTGAGACTTCGAGTGACTTGCTGGCCGCCCTCGTCCGCATCGACTCCACCAATCCCGCCCTCGTTCCCGGCGCGCCCGGCGAACGCCGAATCGCTCGGTTCGTCGCCGAGTGGCTCGCGGCCCACGACATCGAAGCCGAACTCGACGAATCCACCGAGGGACGTCCCAGCGTCATCGCCACCGTCAAAGGCACGGGCGGCGGACGCTCCCTCATCCTCTGCGCCCACCTCGACACCGTCGGCACCGAAGGGATGCCCGACCCCTTCGACCCCACCACGCGTGACGGACGCATGTACGGACGCGGCACCTACGACATGAAAGGCGGCCTCGCCGCCTGCCTCCTCGCCCTCCTGGACGCCAAGAACGCGAAGCTGCGCGGCGACGTCATCCTCACCGCCGTCGCCGACGAGGAGCACGCCAGTCTCGGCATGCAGTCCGTCTTGCAACGCGTCACCGCCGACGCCGCCATCGTCACCGAACCCACCGAACTCGACGTCTGCATCGCCCACAAGGGCTTCACGTGGCACGAAATCACCACCTTCGGACGCGCCGCCCACGGCTCCCGCCCCGACCTCGGCGTCGACGCCATCACTCACATGGGCCGCGTCCTCGCGGGCCTCGAAAGCCTCGGGCGCGCCCTCACCACTCGCGAGCCGCACCCGTTGCTCGGCCACGCCTCCCTGCACGCCTCCCTGATCCACGGAGGACAGGAACTCTCCAGCTACCCCGAACGCTGCACCCTACTGATCGAGCGACGCACCCTGCCCGGCGAAACCCCCGAGGACGTCACCCGCGACATCGACGCGCTCCTGAGCGACCTGCGCTCCGACGCGGCCTTTCACGCCGAGCACCGCCTCACCCTCGCCCGCGATCCGTTCGGCGTCTCTCCGGACGAAGCCATCGTCCACGCGCTTCGCGAGGCCGCCACGAACGTGCTCGACGCCGCTCCGAAGCTGATCGGGCAGACCTTCTGGATGGACGCCGCCTTCCTCGCGGCCGCCGGCATCCCCACCGTCGTGTTCGGCCCGCGCGGCGCGGGCGCGCACGCGACCGAAGAATGGGTGGACCTCGCCTCCGTCGACCGCTGCCGAGACATCCTCACCGCCACCCTCCGCGACTTCTGCGCCTGA
- a CDS encoding Ig-like domain-containing protein — translation MSRIRSLSAIALLSLTLSACSTFTPPTSASDGEGAVMEAAARLPVARLEVTPTSSLLTAIGASTTLQATAFDASGRKVSASVKWTSSNPAAVTVDSKGKVTAKVAVGSSQITADVGGVKSKPVLVTVAKLNDNALVVSDAQIASGAVALLPAPSGSLTGARFQVTLSGVHPKAGQVLLSSGTSPISGRVLSSVSSGGQAVVTLETVPLGDIYRELNVAQHATLTSSDVVPLTGAQAPEKVERHADGSLTVSYRLPKNETRRSAMRAQGLPNVTLPGPFAKVEWSVGPFKCNSTLDTLLSGDLLSLKIENKIEVDFAVMMANGQLQNLVAVTSGELSGTITGGFDVDLGAQGELKCKAIFAEVPVPISGPLAMIMAPTVPIGLSVGLEGKLKLGKAQFAVEGKVTSKKRQGITYSDVTDTITSIDEGDTTTTLTPKVKLPNFYDDFRFEGSLAVQGVTGLNIRAFPWLGGPSIEAVELTFGPKLEGNFSTETAQAGANDYASSYTFKQVVALTPGSTLQDLAGLVRSRGQWKIGNFGVQREVTISRSPNGTLSGPAQAKAGQATVINVDLNPANIEFVDGWYSPSEVRLYRDRDGVLTYVGVATPTPWQTHFEFPWTPASSDVGQTVTLRAFVSSGLLSFPLELGDDAKITVAVSAADADPLPPPAPVPSAWYGTITHSWSHDSQQTSSDGSQYTKHETGKHTCTFGAIDASGQQAFDWTYTVDHWSKSLYADGKYWIYTAQGDRSGSTTRSAGTLGIDYMPEDYITGIKKFYWWNDQLTELGNWWLPMNTSRFCSLGGVVDEDPSPDVIRGQSIFDSPEGSSITTVNLTRK, via the coding sequence ATGTCTCGTATCCGCTCGCTGTCCGCCATCGCGCTGTTGTCCTTGACGCTCTCTGCTTGCAGTACCTTCACGCCTCCCACCTCGGCTTCGGACGGGGAGGGCGCCGTGATGGAGGCGGCGGCGCGCCTGCCCGTCGCCCGCTTGGAAGTCACGCCGACTTCCTCGCTCCTCACCGCCATCGGCGCGTCCACCACCCTGCAAGCCACCGCCTTCGACGCTTCGGGCCGCAAGGTCAGCGCGAGCGTCAAGTGGACGTCGAGCAACCCGGCCGCCGTCACCGTCGACAGCAAAGGCAAAGTCACCGCGAAGGTCGCCGTCGGGTCCAGCCAGATCACGGCGGACGTGGGCGGCGTGAAGTCCAAGCCGGTCCTCGTGACGGTCGCCAAGCTCAACGACAACGCCTTGGTCGTGAGCGACGCGCAGATCGCTTCGGGCGCCGTTGCGCTCCTTCCCGCGCCGAGCGGTTCCTTGACGGGCGCGCGCTTCCAGGTGACCTTGAGCGGCGTGCATCCCAAAGCCGGGCAGGTGCTGTTGTCGAGCGGCACGTCCCCGATCAGCGGGCGGGTGTTGAGCAGCGTTTCGAGCGGAGGGCAAGCGGTGGTGACGCTCGAGACGGTGCCGCTCGGAGACATCTACCGAGAGCTGAACGTGGCGCAACACGCGACGCTGACGTCCAGCGACGTCGTGCCGCTGACGGGCGCGCAAGCGCCCGAGAAGGTCGAACGTCACGCGGACGGCAGCCTCACCGTCAGCTACCGCCTCCCCAAGAACGAAACTCGCCGCTCGGCGATGCGAGCGCAAGGGCTCCCGAACGTGACGTTGCCTGGGCCGTTCGCGAAGGTCGAGTGGAGCGTGGGGCCGTTCAAGTGCAACAGCACCCTCGACACCTTGCTCTCGGGCGATCTGCTGAGCTTGAAGATCGAGAACAAGATCGAGGTGGACTTCGCGGTGATGATGGCCAACGGTCAACTGCAGAACTTGGTCGCCGTCACGTCGGGTGAATTGTCGGGCACCATCACGGGTGGGTTCGACGTGGATCTCGGCGCGCAAGGCGAGCTCAAGTGCAAGGCGATCTTCGCGGAAGTGCCCGTGCCGATTTCCGGTCCTCTCGCGATGATCATGGCGCCGACCGTGCCGATCGGGTTGAGCGTGGGGCTCGAAGGCAAGCTCAAGCTCGGCAAGGCCCAGTTCGCCGTCGAAGGCAAAGTCACGTCGAAGAAGAGGCAGGGCATCACGTACAGCGACGTGACGGACACCATCACGTCCATCGACGAGGGTGACACGACGACGACCTTGACGCCGAAAGTGAAGCTGCCCAACTTCTACGACGATTTCCGCTTCGAAGGCAGCCTCGCCGTGCAAGGCGTGACGGGGCTCAACATCCGCGCGTTTCCCTGGCTGGGCGGACCGTCGATCGAAGCGGTGGAGCTGACGTTCGGCCCGAAGCTCGAAGGCAACTTCTCGACGGAAACGGCGCAGGCGGGCGCGAACGATTACGCGTCGAGCTACACGTTCAAGCAGGTCGTCGCGTTGACTCCGGGGTCGACGTTGCAGGACCTCGCGGGCTTGGTGAGATCGCGCGGCCAGTGGAAGATCGGCAACTTCGGCGTGCAACGCGAAGTGACGATCTCACGCTCTCCCAACGGCACGCTGAGCGGTCCCGCGCAGGCGAAGGCCGGGCAGGCGACGGTGATCAACGTGGACCTCAACCCGGCCAACATCGAATTCGTCGACGGTTGGTACAGCCCGTCGGAAGTGCGGTTGTACCGCGACCGTGACGGCGTGCTGACGTACGTGGGCGTGGCGACGCCGACCCCGTGGCAGACGCACTTCGAGTTTCCGTGGACGCCCGCCTCGTCGGACGTCGGGCAGACCGTGACTTTGCGGGCGTTCGTGTCGAGCGGCCTCTTGAGCTTTCCGCTCGAACTTGGCGACGACGCCAAGATCACCGTGGCCGTGAGCGCGGCCGACGCCGATCCGCTGCCGCCGCCCGCTCCTGTTCCGTCTGCCTGGTACGGGACGATCACGCACTCATGGAGTCACGACTCGCAGCAGACGTCGAGTGACGGCAGTCAGTACACCAAGCACGAAACGGGCAAGCACACCTGCACCTTCGGCGCGATAGACGCCAGCGGGCAACAAGCCTTCGACTGGACCTACACGGTGGACCACTGGTCCAAATCTCTGTATGCGGACGGCAAGTACTGGATCTACACGGCGCAGGGCGATCGGTCAGGCAGCACCACGCGGTCGGCGGGCACCTTGGGCATCGACTACATGCCGGAAGATTACATCACGGGCATCAAGAAGTTTTACTGGTGGAATGACCAGCTCACCGAGTTGGGCAACTGGTGGCTCCCGATGAACACGTCACGCTTCTGCAGCCTCGGCGGAGTCGTCGACGAAGACCCGTCCCCGGACGTGATTCGAGGCCAGTCCATCTTCGATTCGCCCGAGGGCTCTTCGATCACCACCGTGAACCTCACGCGCAAGTGA
- a CDS encoding diaminopropionate ammonia-lyase, whose protein sequence is MPTSDSARAHFNANVTTFPTAVNPQVQDFHRKLPGYDRTPLVRAPHLAEALGVREAWVKDESSRLGLPAYKILGASWATYRELDTRFGPFESWSTLSELAEQLRAHRPLTLVAATDGNHGRAVAHVARLLGLDAHILVPHDMVPARIDAIAAEGARVDVVRGSYDEAVRAAARHADARHLVISDTAWSGYERVPTWVIEGYATIFSEIDAQLAEQGGRPPSVVAAQMGVGALAAAVVRHYRAPGRVTRVVGVEPTRADCVLRSLEAGKPTEVPGPHSSIMAGLNCGNTSPLAWPVLRDGLSASVAIPDARAEEAMRLLALDGVTSGESGAAGAGGLLELLAGTFASSAREALGVTKDSTVLVISTEGATDPEAYARIVGTKS, encoded by the coding sequence ATGCCTACCAGCGATTCGGCGCGCGCGCACTTCAACGCGAACGTCACGACCTTTCCCACGGCCGTCAACCCGCAAGTGCAGGACTTCCACCGTAAACTTCCCGGCTACGACCGCACGCCCCTCGTCCGAGCGCCACACCTGGCCGAGGCGCTCGGCGTGCGTGAAGCCTGGGTGAAGGACGAATCGAGCCGCCTCGGCTTGCCCGCTTACAAGATCCTCGGCGCGTCCTGGGCGACGTACCGGGAACTCGACACGCGCTTCGGTCCCTTCGAATCGTGGAGCACCTTGAGCGAACTCGCCGAGCAGCTTCGCGCGCACCGTCCACTCACGCTCGTCGCGGCCACGGACGGCAACCACGGCCGCGCCGTCGCCCACGTCGCCCGCCTTCTCGGCCTCGACGCGCACATCCTCGTTCCGCACGACATGGTCCCGGCCCGCATCGACGCCATCGCGGCGGAAGGAGCGCGCGTGGACGTCGTGCGAGGCTCTTACGACGAAGCCGTTCGTGCGGCGGCGCGGCACGCGGACGCTCGTCACCTCGTGATCAGCGACACCGCCTGGAGCGGTTACGAACGCGTTCCGACCTGGGTGATCGAAGGATACGCGACGATCTTCTCGGAAATCGACGCGCAACTCGCCGAGCAAGGCGGTCGTCCCCCGAGCGTCGTCGCCGCTCAAATGGGCGTCGGCGCGCTCGCCGCCGCCGTCGTTCGGCACTACCGCGCGCCCGGCCGCGTGACACGAGTCGTCGGCGTGGAGCCGACCCGCGCGGATTGCGTGCTGCGATCCCTCGAAGCAGGGAAACCCACCGAGGTTCCCGGGCCGCACTCGTCGATCATGGCGGGCCTCAACTGCGGCAACACCTCGCCGCTCGCGTGGCCGGTTCTACGCGACGGTCTGAGCGCGAGCGTCGCGATTCCCGACGCTCGCGCCGAGGAGGCGATGCGGCTGCTCGCGCTCGACGGCGTGACCTCCGGAGAAAGCGGCGCGGCCGGAGCGGGCGGCCTGCTCGAACTTCTGGCGGGCACGTTCGCCTCCTCGGCGCGCGAAGCGCTGGGTGTGACGAAGGACAGCACGGTGCTGGTGATCTCGACGGAAGGCGCGACGGACCCCGAGGCGTACGCGCGCATCGTTGGAACGAAAAGCTGA
- a CDS encoding BTAD domain-containing putative transcriptional regulator, producing MDMQERWEVRAFAEARLVGPAERSVALDRRTAALLVYLLREGSTPRSRLAGLLYADVAEVTARNNLAQLLLRLKRSVGEPLVQGDALLEASPAVTLAFDLETTSAQTLLSTFDFSDLPDFEDWLMARREQLSASREAHLARRAAELEEAERYAEATEAALALLKSNELSEEAWRRVIRLRYLAGEQQAALEAFEACRRVLRDQLGAEPSAETERLADEVKRGAQATVPRVTVVPQRPHGALRSPDLVGRELEWAAMEDAWARGLPIFLSGAPGVGKSRLAYEFASSKGAVARQEARPGDATVPYAAAARNLRRILRAYPDAASQPWVRRELSRILPELSDDGAPLEPMREEAARTRFFEAAASVLAHEAAHVVCTVDDDTQYYDRASFELGEFIFSQATLHAPPDRRPRLISTFRSNELPDALVKRLQVLCERGAALHLELQPLSVADVERLVASLDMPTSARHATALAHSTGGNPFFVLETVQHLVETEHLDDTLPERLLPRNVGLTITSRLARLSPSALLAARAAAVLQSDFDLDLVAHMLGAPLLSVAELWEELEAASVVNGTRFTHDLVYEAVEADIPATVRRMLHRRAAQALEERGAMAARVARHWQQGEDAARTAPWLLKAARQAASAFRVGEALEWCAHAQHLYERLGDASGLNEVARVRAAL from the coding sequence ATGGACATGCAGGAGCGCTGGGAGGTGCGGGCGTTCGCAGAAGCGCGGCTGGTCGGACCCGCCGAACGATCGGTGGCGCTCGATCGTCGTACGGCCGCGCTGCTGGTGTACTTGCTGCGCGAGGGAAGCACGCCCCGCTCTCGCCTCGCGGGCTTGTTGTACGCGGACGTGGCCGAAGTCACCGCACGCAACAATCTGGCGCAATTGCTGTTGAGGCTCAAGCGCTCGGTCGGTGAGCCGCTCGTCCAAGGCGACGCGCTTCTCGAAGCCTCGCCGGCCGTCACCTTGGCGTTCGACCTCGAGACGACCTCGGCGCAGACGCTGTTGAGCACCTTCGACTTCTCGGATCTTCCCGACTTCGAGGATTGGTTGATGGCTCGCCGCGAGCAGCTTTCGGCTTCACGCGAAGCGCACCTCGCTCGGCGAGCGGCGGAGCTGGAGGAGGCCGAACGGTATGCCGAGGCGACCGAGGCGGCGCTCGCGCTCCTGAAAAGCAATGAGTTGTCCGAAGAAGCTTGGCGGCGCGTGATTCGCTTGCGCTACCTCGCGGGCGAGCAGCAAGCGGCGCTCGAAGCGTTCGAAGCGTGCCGTCGCGTGTTGCGCGACCAGTTGGGAGCGGAGCCGTCCGCCGAGACCGAGCGGCTCGCCGACGAAGTGAAGCGAGGCGCCCAAGCCACCGTTCCTCGAGTGACGGTCGTGCCACAGCGACCTCACGGCGCGTTGCGCTCGCCCGACTTGGTGGGACGCGAACTCGAGTGGGCGGCCATGGAGGACGCGTGGGCGCGTGGCTTGCCGATCTTTTTGAGCGGCGCGCCCGGCGTCGGCAAGTCGAGGCTCGCGTACGAATTCGCGTCGAGCAAAGGCGCCGTCGCACGCCAAGAAGCGCGTCCGGGCGACGCGACCGTGCCGTACGCGGCGGCGGCTCGCAACTTGCGCCGCATCCTCCGCGCGTACCCGGACGCCGCGTCACAACCGTGGGTGCGACGAGAACTGTCGCGCATCCTGCCCGAACTCTCCGATGACGGCGCGCCGCTCGAACCGATGCGCGAGGAAGCGGCGCGAACGCGCTTCTTCGAGGCGGCGGCGAGCGTGCTGGCGCACGAGGCGGCGCACGTCGTGTGCACCGTGGACGACGACACGCAGTACTACGACCGCGCGAGCTTCGAACTCGGCGAATTCATCTTCTCGCAAGCGACGCTGCACGCGCCGCCCGATCGAAGGCCCCGCTTGATCTCCACCTTCCGCTCGAACGAGCTGCCCGACGCGTTGGTGAAACGTCTGCAGGTGTTGTGCGAGCGCGGCGCGGCGCTTCACTTGGAATTGCAACCCCTTTCGGTGGCGGACGTGGAGCGCCTCGTGGCGTCGCTGGACATGCCGACGTCCGCGCGGCACGCCACCGCCTTGGCGCACTCGACGGGCGGCAACCCGTTCTTCGTGCTGGAAACCGTTCAGCACCTCGTGGAGACGGAGCACCTCGACGACACGCTGCCCGAGCGATTGCTGCCACGAAACGTGGGGCTCACGATCACGAGTCGACTCGCGCGCTTGTCGCCCTCGGCGCTCCTCGCCGCGCGCGCCGCCGCCGTGCTGCAAAGCGACTTCGACCTCGACCTCGTCGCCCACATGCTCGGCGCGCCTTTGTTGAGCGTCGCGGAACTGTGGGAGGAGCTCGAAGCGGCGTCGGTCGTGAACGGCACGCGCTTCACCCACGACCTCGTCTACGAAGCCGTCGAAGCAGACATTCCCGCCACGGTACGCCGCATGCTGCATCGCCGCGCCGCGCAAGCCCTCGAGGAGCGCGGCGCGATGGCGGCGCGTGTCGCGCGGCATTGGCAGCAGGGCGAGGACGCCGCGCGAACGGCACCTTGGCTGTTGAAGGCGGCGCGGCAAGCGGCGAGCGCCTTCCGCGTCGGCGAGGCGCTGGAGTGGTGCGCGCACGCCCAGCACTTGTACGAGCGCCTCGGTGACGCGAGCGGCTTGAACGAGGTCGCCCGCGTGCGGGCAGCGCTGTGA
- a CDS encoding alpha/beta hydrolase family protein, whose translation MRVPPPTAWLGVLLFTACTPVPLTASAARSAFAAELRLRLQTVAPDAEVTELTSEVTRDGGMLVNGKLRGRAFALRFPPAWNRQTVLFAHGYTDPNGTPDVIPSDPTTPEVAQGLLKTVYEQGFAVGYSAFDKRGFAVTSAIENTVALKRFTDRLGSVRAYATGGSMGGSVVVLAVQRYPREFAGALAVCGVVSDWEDTVNYVTHVRALYNYFSEDTPYALPGTHDVTRALPSATMGDVTLTLLKLYVHAKLDARSQAAQILNRTLSAVPGVRSRPEFSTLVVSLLPQLVGIDDFTADAGGSILDNHETRYRSSLLSERENAALNEGIQRYRADPQAVTRFNRQFGSIGEMPVKLLTVHNAYDPLVSYEHEERLRERVARAQQLGHLAQQTLPTRNEALPLPVLSLLGPAVGAAHCGFTPQQSERAWNDLRTWVERDVKPAESFRVDLDR comes from the coding sequence ATGCGTGTTCCTCCGCCCACCGCCTGGCTCGGCGTCTTGCTCTTCACCGCGTGCACGCCCGTGCCCCTCACCGCCAGCGCCGCACGGTCCGCTTTCGCCGCCGAGCTGCGACTTCGTCTGCAAACGGTCGCACCCGACGCCGAAGTCACCGAGCTCACTTCCGAAGTCACGCGTGACGGCGGCATGCTGGTGAACGGGAAGTTGCGAGGTCGCGCGTTCGCCTTGCGGTTCCCGCCCGCCTGGAATCGCCAGACGGTCCTTTTCGCGCACGGGTACACCGATCCGAACGGCACGCCCGACGTGATTCCGTCGGATCCGACCACGCCGGAAGTCGCGCAGGGCCTCTTGAAGACCGTGTACGAGCAAGGCTTCGCGGTCGGTTACAGCGCCTTCGACAAACGCGGCTTCGCGGTCACGTCGGCCATCGAGAACACGGTCGCCTTGAAGCGCTTCACGGACCGCTTGGGCTCCGTTCGCGCCTACGCGACGGGCGGCTCGATGGGCGGCAGCGTCGTGGTTCTCGCCGTGCAGCGGTACCCCCGAGAGTTCGCGGGAGCGTTGGCGGTGTGCGGCGTCGTCAGCGACTGGGAGGACACCGTCAACTACGTCACGCATGTCCGGGCGCTCTACAACTACTTCAGCGAGGACACGCCGTACGCCTTGCCGGGCACGCACGACGTCACGCGCGCCTTGCCGAGCGCCACGATGGGAGACGTCACCTTGACTTTGTTGAAGTTGTACGTTCACGCCAAACTCGACGCGCGAAGTCAAGCGGCACAAATCTTGAATCGCACGCTCAGCGCCGTTCCAGGCGTTCGAAGCCGCCCGGAGTTCTCCACGCTGGTCGTGAGCTTGCTGCCGCAATTGGTGGGTATCGACGACTTCACCGCCGACGCGGGCGGTTCGATTCTCGACAATCACGAGACGCGGTACCGCTCGTCCTTGTTGAGCGAGCGTGAAAACGCCGCCTTGAACGAAGGCATCCAACGGTACCGCGCCGATCCGCAAGCCGTCACGCGCTTCAATCGCCAGTTCGGCAGCATCGGCGAGATGCCCGTGAAATTGCTGACGGTGCACAACGCGTACGATCCCCTCGTGTCCTACGAGCACGAGGAGCGGTTACGGGAGCGCGTCGCGCGAGCGCAGCAGTTGGGCCACCTCGCGCAGCAGACGTTGCCGACCCGCAACGAGGCCTTGCCGCTGCCGGTCTTGAGCCTGCTCGGTCCCGCCGTCGGCGCGGCGCACTGTGGATTCACGCCGCAGCAATCGGAGCGCGCTTGGAACGATTTGAGAACGTGGGTGGAGCGCGACGTGAAACCCGCCGAGTCCTTTCGCGTGGACCTCGACCGCTGA